A window of Chryseobacterium aquaeductus genomic DNA:
AAACAGCAAAATATTCGTCTTGCCAGGAAAATTTTTCACATGTTAGCTGATTTTTATTGATCCAGTATGAAGATTCTCCTTTTATCAATTGTACTATTTTTTCAATTTTTTGACTTGAGCTTAGAGAAATCAGGCAGTGACAATGATCTTCATAACCATTAATCATATCGATAAAAATTCCTTTTTTTGCAGCATTTTCTTTTATGTGCTTCCAAACTTGTACCCGCAATTGAGTGGAATTTAAAAAAGGAATTCGATTGGTGGTAGAAAATACTAGATGAATATAAATTTTAATGAAAGACATTTGTATTGTTTTGCCAAAATTATAAAAATTTTAGATTTTGGCTAAAGCCAATTAATTCATTTAAATAAAAAACGGGCTAAAGCCCGTTCCTATTGATAAATCATTGAGAATAAAATCCTAAATGTTTGATTCGTAAAATTTAATATATGCGAAAATTCACATCATAATTCCGGCAAATATCTTTCTTCCACCACATTCAAATGATGAATATTGTGCCCAACAATCAATTTACAAATCGTTTCTACAGAAATTTCGTTTCCGTTGGCTGTTCCAATGTTTTTTAAAACTGAAGAATTTAAATTTTCCAATAAAATCTGAGAAGACTTTCTTACGAGTTGATATTCATTCAACAAAGATTCTAAACTTCTCTCATTCGCAAAAGAATTTGTGGCATAATTTTCTTCATCAAAACCCGGTAATTCAGATTTCTCTCCTCTGGCGAATGCTAAAATTCTGTATTGAAAAACTCTTTCGGTGTCTGATAAATGAAGCAAAACTTCTTTTAAAGTCCATTTTCCTTCGGCGTAAGCAAATTTCGATTGATCTTCTGTTAAATACGAAAAAAGGGAAACCGTTTTATCGCCAACAAATTTCAACTCTTCCAACCAATTCTCAGATTGAATTAAATCTAAATATCTCTGAATATATTTTTGAAAATCTGTCATAAAGTATTATTGATAAATGATGTTTGATGATTGATAATTGAGGTGTTTGTATCATTTATAATTCATCAATTATCATTAATGTTCTTTATTTATTTGTCCATTCGTAGAAATTTACTTCATCGTACAATTCAAATCCGCAACTTGGATAAAGTTTGTTTCCGATGTCATTTGATTTGCCTGTTTCCAGTAAAATTCCGCACGCATCTGAACTTTTGCAAACTTCTTTAGCTGCTTCGATGAGTTCTTTTGAAAAACCTTTTCCTCTGTGATTTTCATTCACAAAAAGATCATTTAATAACCAATATTTTTTCATTCTTGTAGAAGAAAATAAAGGATACAATTGAACAAAACCAACTAAAATTCCGTCAGTTTCAGCAATATAAATTTCAGAATCCTGTTTTTCAATTCTTTCTTTAAGAAAATTCTCTGCAGAAAAAATAGCAGAATCTTTATGATAAAAAATTCTGTATTGATCGAATAATTCTGCTAATTGGTCTAAATCTTTAATTATAGCTTTTCTAATATTTTTCATAGTAGAATGATAAAATAAACATCCGCTAAAAACGGATGCTCATGATTTATTTATTTTAAGAAAATGCTTTTTCCAGATCTGCGATCAGATCTTCCGCATCTTCAATTCCGACACTTAAACGAACCAAATCATCAGTAATTCCCAATTCTGCACGTTTTTCAGCAGGAATTGAAGCGTGAGTCATCAATGCAGGATGATTTGCCAAAGATTCTACCCCACCCAAAGATTCTGCCAAAGTGAACACTCTTACTTTCTCTAAAAATTTCACAGCATCTTCTTTTTTACCAGATTTGAAAGTGAAAGAAACCATTCCTCCGAAATCTTTCATCTGAGATTTTGCCAATTCATATTGTGGATGAGACTCTAATCCCGGATAAATCACCTGCGCAACTGCAGGATGAGATTCAAGATATTTTGCTACCGCCATCCCGTTTTCTGAGTGTCTTTGAACTCGTAAAGCCAAAGTTTTGATACCTCTCAACACCAAATAAGAATCGTGCGGACCTAAAATCCCGCCACTTGCAAACTGTATGAAGTGTAGTTTTTCTCCCAATTCAGCATCTTTTGCGATCAAAGCTCCTGCGATAACATCAGAATGTCCTCCTAAATATTTTGTCGCTGAGTGCATCACAATGTCTGCTCCCAAATCAATCGGTCTTTGAAGATATGGTGTTGCAAAAGTGTTGTCAACCGCAACCAGAATATCTTTTCCTTTTGCAATTTCTACAACTGCTTTTATATCAACCAATTTCATCAAAGGATTGGTGGGCGTTTCAATCCAAATTAATTTAGTTTTATCTGTGATTACGTCTACAATTTTTGACGCATCATCAAAATTCACAAAGGTAAATTTCAATTGATATTTTTCAAAAAGTCTTGTGAACATTCTGTACGTTCCACCATACAAATCATCAACTGCAACTATCTCATCTCCAGGATTTAATAATTTTAAAACGCAGTCAATTGCCGCCAAACCTGAACCGAAAGCCAAACCTCTCGCTCCGTTTTCGATGCTTGCCAAAGAGTCTTCCAAAGCCTGTCTTGTAGGGTTTGCTGCTCTTGAATATTCATATCCTGAATGTACTCCAGGGCTTTTCTGAGCAAATGTTGATGTTAAAAAAACAGGTACATTCACAGAACCAGTTGCAGATTCGTGATGTTGTCCTCCGTGTATTACTTTTGTATTGAAATTCATTTTTATATAATTTAACAATATATCAATCTACCAATTTACCAATGATTGTTACATTGTTATTTTGGTAGATTGTTACATTAATTGTTTACATTTTTATCGCAGATTTTACTGCAAATTCCTCTGCAATATCCTCGATCCATGCAGCAACATCATCTTCTCCTGTTGCTCTTTGGTAAGTACTTCCCAACGAAACAAAAATCTGATGCATAAACATTTTCATTTGATCAACCGGCATATCTTTCGTCCATAGATCGATTCTTAACGCTTCAGATGTTTTTTCGTCCCAAACAGAAATCATAACTGCTTTGGTTTCTTCTTTTTCTACTCCGCCATCTGCTGCATTCCAGGTCATCAGCTCAGGAATGTGATTTTCATCCAGCTCTACATCTATTGTTATTTGAGTCTTTCTCATTCTTCTATTTTTTCTAAACTTTTATTAATTTTAACCATTTCATTATAAGATCTAAGCATTTTTCCAGCTTACCTCTTCGAACTTCCTGCTCTCTATTCTTGTAATTTCGGTTTGTAACCTGCCTGATTAAATATTTCTGTAGCATCCATTTTTAGGAAATCAACCAATTTTGTGTCTTGTTTTTTCTTAAAATATTCTCTGCAAATCTGCCATCCTGTAAAAACACCAACCATTGGCGACGAATTGTTGTCAATTTCTGTGTAAAATTTAGAAAACGGTCCAAGAGCAATGAAACGTTCTGCCAGTCGGTGATCATCGCCAAAAATTAAATTATTTTCAACAAAATAATTGTAGATATTGGCTTCATTTGCCTTCGCCCAGTCGTACTGTTCTTTACTGTAATCCATTTTCAAATAATCCGGAGTTTCTGGTAAAAATGCGTCTTGTAATGTCATTATTTTACCATTATACACCATTAAATCAATAAATTTCTGACTGTTTCCTGTATACGGAACTATATTTTCTGCAAACATTCTCGATACTTTAGGAACAATATTATTCGGATTCATCGATTTTTGAAAATACAGTTCCAAACCTTTGTAATTTGCATTTTTATCTCCCATAAATCCTGTAATGTCTATAAACAGGAAATTTGTTTTTTCATCGTATAAAAGAGGATCCTGAATCATCTGTAAAGCCGATGAGAAAAGATAAACTTTAGGACTTTTAAACTGTGGAAAATAAAATTTGATGTGAGAAAATAAATCCTGTAAATCATTCTGCAATTTCTTCTGATCAATTTTACCAACCGCTTCTCTGTAGATTTTTATTTCTTGAGCATCAACTCTCCTTTTGCTAAAATCTTCATCCGGAACAGTACCCTGAAACCAAGGAAATTTTGCGGTAAATTGCTCTAAAGGAACATTCTGGTCATAAAATTCTTTTGATATATCGGTCATCTCAACCTTTTCGGCAGGATTTTTTATTTCTACATTCCATTCAGTTTCCTGTTCTTTTTTACAAGAATTTAAACTTAAAACTAAAAGGCAAGAAAGTACGGCAATTCTAAAAATCTTCATTATTTTTACACGAATTTTAAGACACAAAAATAAGGAAAATTAATGGCAAAAATATTCATCGAGACAGAAAGACTTGTTTTAAGAGAAATAATTCCTGAAGATGCTGAAGCTTTTTTTGCAATGGACAGCAATCCTGAAGTCGTAAAATATGTGGGAATACAACCTTTGACCGACATCAGCCAAAGTATAGAGACCATTGAAAACATCAGAAAACAATATGAAGAAAACGGAATCGGAAGATGGGCAGTCATCCGAAAAGAAGATGGGAAATTGGTTGGCTGGAGCGGATTGAAATTGATTAAAGAAATCAACAATCACCAAAATATTCACGATCTTGGCTATCGGTTTACTCCCGAATATTGGGGAAAAGGCTATGCAACTGAAACTTCAATAGCCGTTTTGAATTATGCAATAAACAGCATCAATTTAAATGAAATTTATGCTTATGCAGATGTTGAAAATGCAGCGTCTAATCATATTTTGAGAAAATTAGGCTTTCAAGAAAAAGAAACTTTTTTTGATGAAGGCGATCAATGTTTTTGGTATGAATTAAAAAAAGAAAATTTTAAATTATAAAAAAGAAATAAACAATGCAGACGAAAAAAGTAATAGATCATATCGTTAACTGGCTAAAAGATTATGCCATAAAAGCAAATGTAAAAGGTTATGTACTCGGAGTTTCAGGCGGAGTTGATTCCGGTGTTGTTTCTACGCTTTGTGCAATGACAGGACTTGAAGTTTTGCTTCTTGAGATGCCGATCCGTCAGAAACAAGATCAGGTAAACCGTGCGCAGGCTCATATTGAAGATCTGAAGAAAAGATTCCCGAATGTAACTGGAAAAACAATCAATCTTACTCCGGTTTTTGAAAGTTTTGAAAATGTAGTTCATGATCATGTGGAAGGCAGATGGAGCAACAATCTGGCTTTGGCAAATACAAGATCGCGTTTCAGAATGCTGAATCTATATTACTTTGGACAGCTACACGGACTTTTAGTTTGCGGAACAGGAAATAAAGTGGAAGATTTCGGGATTGGTTTTTACACCA
This region includes:
- the tnpA gene encoding IS200/IS605 family transposase; protein product: MSFIKIYIHLVFSTTNRIPFLNSTQLRVQVWKHIKENAAKKGIFIDMINGYEDHCHCLISLSSSQKIEKIVQLIKGESSYWINKNQLTCEKFSWQDEYFAVSVSESMIGNVRSYIKNQEKHHQKKTFTEEYQEFIEKYDFKM
- a CDS encoding DinB family protein, with the translated sequence MTDFQKYIQRYLDLIQSENWLEELKFVGDKTVSLFSYLTEDQSKFAYAEGKWTLKEVLLHLSDTERVFQYRILAFARGEKSELPGFDEENYATNSFANERSLESLLNEYQLVRKSSQILLENLNSSVLKNIGTANGNEISVETICKLIVGHNIHHLNVVEERYLPEL
- a CDS encoding GNAT family N-acetyltransferase — protein: MKNIRKAIIKDLDQLAELFDQYRIFYHKDSAIFSAENFLKERIEKQDSEIYIAETDGILVGFVQLYPLFSSTRMKKYWLLNDLFVNENHRGKGFSKELIEAAKEVCKSSDACGILLETGKSNDIGNKLYPSCGFELYDEVNFYEWTNK
- a CDS encoding cystathionine gamma-synthase, whose protein sequence is MNFNTKVIHGGQHHESATGSVNVPVFLTSTFAQKSPGVHSGYEYSRAANPTRQALEDSLASIENGARGLAFGSGLAAIDCVLKLLNPGDEIVAVDDLYGGTYRMFTRLFEKYQLKFTFVNFDDASKIVDVITDKTKLIWIETPTNPLMKLVDIKAVVEIAKGKDILVAVDNTFATPYLQRPIDLGADIVMHSATKYLGGHSDVIAGALIAKDAELGEKLHFIQFASGGILGPHDSYLVLRGIKTLALRVQRHSENGMAVAKYLESHPAVAQVIYPGLESHPQYELAKSQMKDFGGMVSFTFKSGKKEDAVKFLEKVRVFTLAESLGGVESLANHPALMTHASIPAEKRAELGITDDLVRLSVGIEDAEDLIADLEKAFS
- the gldC gene encoding gliding motility protein GldC — encoded protein: MRKTQITIDVELDENHIPELMTWNAADGGVEKEETKAVMISVWDEKTSEALRIDLWTKDMPVDQMKMFMHQIFVSLGSTYQRATGEDDVAAWIEDIAEEFAVKSAIKM
- the gldB gene encoding gliding motility lipoprotein GldB translates to MKIFRIAVLSCLLVLSLNSCKKEQETEWNVEIKNPAEKVEMTDISKEFYDQNVPLEQFTAKFPWFQGTVPDEDFSKRRVDAQEIKIYREAVGKIDQKKLQNDLQDLFSHIKFYFPQFKSPKVYLFSSALQMIQDPLLYDEKTNFLFIDITGFMGDKNANYKGLELYFQKSMNPNNIVPKVSRMFAENIVPYTGNSQKFIDLMVYNGKIMTLQDAFLPETPDYLKMDYSKEQYDWAKANEANIYNYFVENNLIFGDDHRLAERFIALGPFSKFYTEIDNNSSPMVGVFTGWQICREYFKKKQDTKLVDFLKMDATEIFNQAGYKPKLQE
- a CDS encoding GNAT family N-acetyltransferase, which translates into the protein MAKIFIETERLVLREIIPEDAEAFFAMDSNPEVVKYVGIQPLTDISQSIETIENIRKQYEENGIGRWAVIRKEDGKLVGWSGLKLIKEINNHQNIHDLGYRFTPEYWGKGYATETSIAVLNYAINSINLNEIYAYADVENAASNHILRKLGFQEKETFFDEGDQCFWYELKKENFKL
- the nadE gene encoding NAD(+) synthase, with product MQTKKVIDHIVNWLKDYAIKANVKGYVLGVSGGVDSGVVSTLCAMTGLEVLLLEMPIRQKQDQVNRAQAHIEDLKKRFPNVTGKTINLTPVFESFENVVHDHVEGRWSNNLALANTRSRFRMLNLYYFGQLHGLLVCGTGNKVEDFGIGFYTKYGDGGVDVSPIADLYKTEVYQLAKDLNLIESIQNAIPTDGLWDAERTDEDQIGATYPELEKIQKEWGSKIEADYTGRDLEVFKIFSRMNKTAQHKMVPIPICDIPEEWRN